The Sphingopyxis fribergensis DNA segment CAAGCGGGCGCTTCATGTCCTGGAAATCGCTGTCAGGAACGGTCCCGATCGCCACCATCGCGGGAGACGTCACGACACCCAGCGACACGGCGGCGCTGCTGTTCGGACGGCAGTCAATGTCGGTGATCCGCGCCGACGCCGACCCGAGTTCGGCGAGTAGCGGGACATGAACACTGGCCAGCGGCGTCGTGACGCGCGTGTCGACTTTCAGCCGCACCTGCGCCGTGCGCACCATCACGTCATTGGTGTCGGTTACTGCGATCAGAGGAGATCCGACTGGCGGCTCACCGATTATAAGCGCGATATTGACTCCCGATCCACCCGGCAGATTGCCCGCCAGCGACAGGTCGACCTGACGGTTCGCATTGCCGAGCAGCAGCATCGTGCGCAGCAGGCTGAGCGCATTGACCTTGACCGGATTGGCGGCGTCGACGCGGATGCTCGACGACCGCGGGCCGAGGTCGATCGCACGCGACGGCAGCAGCGTGCGCGGCAGCGCGCGGTCGGCTATATGCTCGAGCGCGGTCGCCGTTTGCCCGTCGGATGCGGCTGCCAGCGCCGACACGACCTGCGGTAACGTCGCCTGGGTGTCGAGCGTCTGGCCAAAGGTCAGCACGTCGGCGTCGAGTTCGGTGCGCAGCGCATCCGAAAAGGCGAGCAGGTCGATGTCGGTGCTGGCGAGCGCGTTGTAATCCATCACCGACAGATTGACCTGGCTGCCCGTCAGGCTCGACAGCAACGCGTTGGGCAGGCCGCCGTTTAGCGCCGCGACGCGCGATCCGAGCGAGAATGCCGCATAGCCACGCCGCGCCCCGGTCGCGGTCGCACGAATGATGCTGTCCTGCCGCCCCGTCAGAAAGCTGCCGAAAAACAGCGGGCGGTCGCGCGTCAGCGTGATGCGCACCGCGTTCGGCGAAACACCGCCACTCGCAAAGCGCTGCTCGGCCTGAATGGCCGGATCGGCCGTGTAAGTGCCCGGGGTGAGCACCGCGATGCGGATGCCGCAATCGCAGTTCGCCGCGATGATCCGCTGCGCCGCCGCCTGCTCCTCGCCGGGCCGCCCCGCGGCGGCCATCGCCGCGGCATCGGCAATGCCCTGCAATTTGCGTCGGTCGAGATATAGCGAGCCGAGATCGACCGCGAACGCCGCCGACCCGATCAGCATCGTCATGCCGAACGCCGTCGTGATGCTGATGCTCGCACCGCGATGGCTGACAAGACGACGAATGAAGGGCAGAATAGCCATGCTCAATCGACCGGCAGTTCAAACGTCGCGCGGGCGCGGATGACGTTGCCCGGTGACGGCACGAAGCTCGATCGCAGGAAGCTGTCCTGCGGCGCCGTGAACGTGACCGCGACGGTGATCGCCTCGCTCGTTTCGGCCACGGCGACGCTGTGCGCGCCTTCCACGGCCTGAAGACTGCGCGCCACGGCGCGCGACGCGACCGCGCTGCGGTCGGCCGCGTCGAGACCGATGATCGACGCGCGCGCGCCATCGTTCGCGGCCTGCTGCACACTATGCGCGAGCATGAAATATTGACCATAGATCAGCACGCCCATCAGCAACGCGAGGAGCAGCGGCAGCACCAGCGCCATTTCGACGATGGCGGCGCCGCGCTCCCCGCGCGCCAGGGTAAAGCCGATCGGAGCAATTTTGCGTATGTGCCGCGAAAGGCGGATAGGAGCTGTCATGCCGGCAATATCGCCGCCCGCATATGAAAGCGGCGTCGAGAAAACCCGACGCCGCTTTTGCGTATTTTGCGAATTTTGGCGGCGCTCGAACCAGACCGTTTCCGCGGCCCGACGCCTATCATCAAAGAATCCCTAATATCGGCGCAGCATTTTCGTGCAGAAAATGCGTATTATTCTGCATCCTCCAACTTGTCCTGCGTCCGCAATTCGAAATCGGAAGCGTCGTGTCGTTCGCGCAGCTGGCTCGCGGGATCGCCCGTGACGCGGTTGACCATCCGCCCGCGCTTGACCGCGGGCCGCGCAGCGACCTGATCGGTCCAGCGCTGGACGTTTTTATACTCGTCGACCTGCAGGAACTCGCCCGCGTCATAAACGAGCCCCTTGGCCAGCGCGCCATACCAAGGCCAGATCGCCATGTCGGCAATCGTGTAATCGGCGCCGGCGATAAATTCGCTTTCAGCGAGGCGGCGGTCGAGCACGTCCATCTGGCGCTTTACCTCCATCGCATAGCGGTTGATCGGATATTCCTGCTTCGTCGGCGCATAGGCATAGAAATGGCCAAAGCCGCCGCCGAGGAAGGGCGCGCTGCCCATCTGCCACATCAGCCACGACAGCGCCTCGGCGCGCTTCGCGTTGTCGGTCGGCAGGAAGGCGCCGAATTTCTCGGCGAGATGGATCAGGATCGCGCCCGATTCGAAGACGCGGATCGGCTCCGCCCCGCTGCGGTCGACGAGCACGGGGATCTTGCTGTTCGGGTTCGCCGCGACATAGCCGGTCGAAAACTGGTCGCCTTCGCCGATATTGATTAGCCAGGCGTCATATTCGGCGCCGCTGTGGCCCGCCGCGAGCAGTTCCTCGAGCATCACCGTGACCTTCACGCCATTCGGCGTCCCGAGCGAATAGAGCTGCAACGGGTGCTTGCCGATCGGCAGTTCCTTGTCGTGCGTCGGGCCGGCGATGGGCCGGTTGATATTGGCGAAACGCCCGCCGCTTTCCTTGTCCCAGGTCCAGATTTTCGGCGGCACATATTCGCTATTGTCGGTCATGAGAGCTCCTGGGCTGATTTTTATACTGACCGGTAATTTAATCGGTGATCGCCGATTGTCCACCCTCCCCGGCTCAAATAATCTTTGCCGCGCGTAAAGCCGAAATGGCGTCGGTGTCATAGCCGAGCTCGCTAAGGATCGCATCGCTATGTTCGCCCACCTGCGGCGCGCGCGCGGAATCCACCTTGTCGCTGCCCGACAGGCTGATCGGCGCACGAATGACCGGCACCGCACCCT contains these protein-coding regions:
- a CDS encoding TadG family pilus assembly protein yields the protein MAILPFIRRLVSHRGASISITTAFGMTMLIGSAAFAVDLGSLYLDRRKLQGIADAAAMAAAGRPGEEQAAAQRIIAANCDCGIRIAVLTPGTYTADPAIQAEQRFASGGVSPNAVRITLTRDRPLFFGSFLTGRQDSIIRATATGARRGYAAFSLGSRVAALNGGLPNALLSSLTGSQVNLSVMDYNALASTDIDLLAFSDALRTELDADVLTFGQTLDTQATLPQVVSALAAASDGQTATALEHIADRALPRTLLPSRAIDLGPRSSSIRVDAANPVKVNALSLLRTMLLLGNANRQVDLSLAGNLPGGSGVNIALIIGEPPVGSPLIAVTDTNDVMVRTAQVRLKVDTRVTTPLASVHVPLLAELGSASARITDIDCRPNSSAAVSLGVVTSPAMVAIGTVPDSDFQDMKRPLDPQPARVVKLPLVSVDAEAELTMSDLNEKLVAFSRGEIDGGQVKTVSSTGLVAGAAKSLSDRMELDVNVLGLVLNLKALTTVIGETVALAAPVLDTVLSDLTGLLGLHIGQADTRVNALRCGKARLV
- a CDS encoding TadE/TadG family type IV pilus assembly protein, with product MTAPIRLSRHIRKIAPIGFTLARGERGAAIVEMALVLPLLLALLMGVLIYGQYFMLAHSVQQAANDGARASIIGLDAADRSAVASRAVARSLQAVEGAHSVAVAETSEAITVAVTFTAPQDSFLRSSFVPSPGNVIRARATFELPVD
- the yghU gene encoding glutathione-dependent disulfide-bond oxidoreductase; this translates as MTDNSEYVPPKIWTWDKESGGRFANINRPIAGPTHDKELPIGKHPLQLYSLGTPNGVKVTVMLEELLAAGHSGAEYDAWLINIGEGDQFSTGYVAANPNSKIPVLVDRSGAEPIRVFESGAILIHLAEKFGAFLPTDNAKRAEALSWLMWQMGSAPFLGGGFGHFYAYAPTKQEYPINRYAMEVKRQMDVLDRRLAESEFIAGADYTIADMAIWPWYGALAKGLVYDAGEFLQVDEYKNVQRWTDQVAARPAVKRGRMVNRVTGDPASQLRERHDASDFELRTQDKLEDAE